A stretch of DNA from Longimicrobium sp.:
TTCGCCAAGTTCGACGAGACCGTGGAAGCGGCCGTGCGGCTTGGCGTGGACCCCCGGCACGCGGACCAGATCGTCCGCGGGGCCGTCGTCCTTCCCCATGGTACGGGGAAGACCGCCCGCGTTCTCGTGATCGCCCAGGGCGACCGCGCGCGTGAGGCGGAGGAAGCAGGCGCCGATTTCGTCGGCGTGGAGTACGTCCAGAAGATCAAGGACGGCTGGCTGGACTTCGACGTGGCCGTGGCCACGCCGGACATGATGGGCCAGGTGGGCCAGCTCGGCCGCATCCTGGGCCCGCGCGGGCTGATGCCCACGCCCAAGGCCGGCACGGTGACGATGGACGTCGCCCGCGCCGTCCGTGAGATCAAGGCCGGCAAGATCGAGTTCAGGACCGACAAGACCGGGAACCTCCACGTCCCCATCGGCAAGGTTTCGTTCGACGTGGCGAAGCTGGAGGAGAACCTGGGCGCGTTCATGGAGACCGTGATCCGCGCCAAGCCCGCCGCCGCCAAGGGGCAGTACGTGCGCGGCCTCACCGTGTCCAGCACGATGGGCCCGGGTGTGGCCGTGGACGCCAACCTGTTCCGGAGGTAGCC
This window harbors:
- the rplA gene encoding 50S ribosomal protein L1 translates to MPRHGKKFREAQARVPEGQNYSVPEAVSLVKELSFAKFDETVEAAVRLGVDPRHADQIVRGAVVLPHGTGKTARVLVIAQGDRAREAEEAGADFVGVEYVQKIKDGWLDFDVAVATPDMMGQVGQLGRILGPRGLMPTPKAGTVTMDVARAVREIKAGKIEFRTDKTGNLHVPIGKVSFDVAKLEENLGAFMETVIRAKPAAAKGQYVRGLTVSSTMGPGVAVDANLFRR